The Salvelinus sp. IW2-2015 linkage group LG6.2, ASM291031v2, whole genome shotgun sequence genome window below encodes:
- the map7d3 gene encoding ensconsin isoform X5, protein MSPPLPYCHLLSQCRQVGRGRGAVGTASAQAQAEERRSLAGNSPVPASPATANTPPNTTAAKSPRPVIDGAALRIDDRLRVAKERREEADRQQAAKDSQILEREHKAKLQVARQMEERQKKLDEQRRKEEQRRSAVEEKRKQKQEEEKEHYEAVMRRTLERSQRVEQRQKRWSWGGLSESDNRSGDPDAGAASPVAIVISPASPEKPPRTQSAVDKRSTSTMNLKQLSEAGINKRLSSSSATLINSPDKSARVRSSSLNRLPRNDKIDLYTQPNKEGRKKLQVEQTGPSLKKRSSSLTRAGGGRTQTPSKLDKGTTDDQECHLCPRSASASPLHPVQRGPLRSRSIDRQKSATLPTSASADQVDPSLKEKRFSSPGGKRPASPSNIAGRHRSPSPAPLPASKRTPSPSAKPSPRNRPPSPGGIKHRPSSPQFSSAKPPSPQPTSAKPPPIQRPALTPTGPPTLRKRDSKPKDLCPVQPVAPQSPEAPQTSTTPTPTHTTSSKTKDKDDKSMAGTNSAAEAAMILAENRRLAREKKEREEALRVLREEEEKLRKEEEKRLAEEARLKCLEEEKRLAEERKKKEEEDALMAEADRERLEVEEAVRQAELQKEREEAEAQAAIEAEKVRIERERVMAQNQQERMERKKRIEEIMKRTRKGDLEKRDYDEKDMQDEEGDEEGDEEETKDDESAQTGDVAMETDCMDEEGXGLTRSEPMGERREPLGSVNWKPEADDKENNNGTSAEEPLAVNSVPKGRLVEGSEFLNEDSNKLAPGLNGKPGPWSFEELIDLGVNSKGRPLIDAEGRNQGLIDCDGGPEGPRVAFEDKGIPVATLHPSSQPIEALSEM, encoded by the exons TCATTGATGGTGCTGCACTAAGGATAGACGACCGGCTTCGAGTGGcaaaagagagacgagaggaggccGATAGGCAGCAAG CTGCGAAGGACTCTCAGATCCTGGAGAGAGAGCATAAGGCCAAGCTGCAGGTGGCGCGTCAGATGGAGGAGCGCCAGAAGAAGCTGGACGAGCAGCGCAGGAAGGAGGAGCAGAGACGCTCGGCTGTGGAGGAGAAAAGGAAGCAGAAacaggaggaagagaag GAGCACTATGAGGCGGTGATGCGGCGGACCCTGGAGCGCAGCCAGAGAGTGGAGCAGAGGCAGAAGAGGTGGTCTTGGGGAGGACTCTCAGAATCAGACAACCGATCCG gagACCCTGACGCAGGCGCCGCCTCTCCAGTAGCTATAGTAATCTCCCCCGCGTCTCCAGAAAAGCCCCCCAGGACACAAAGTGCAG TTGACAAGCGCTCCACTTCCACCATGAACCTGAAACAGCTGTCTGAGGCTGGCATTAACAAGcgcctgtcctcctcctccgccaCCCTCATCAACTCTCCCGACAAAA GTGCTCGTGTGAGGAGTTCGTCATTGAACCGGTTGCCTAGAAATGACAAAATCGACYTATACACTCAGCCCAATAAGGAAGGCAGGAAAAAGCTTCAGGTGGAACAGACAG GACCCTCCCTGAAGAAGAGAAGCTCCTCCCTTACACGAGCGGGAGGGGGCAGAACGCAAACCCCCTCCAAGCTCGACAAGGGGACGACGGACGACCAAG AGTGTCACCTGTGTCCTCGCTCAGCCTCGGCCAGCCCCCTGCACCCGGTGCAGCGAGGACCCCTGCGCAGCCGCAGTATCGACCGGCAGAAGAGCGCCACCCTGCCTACCTCCGCCTCGGCAGACCAAGTGGACCCCTCACTG AAGGAGAAAAGGTTCTCGTCGCCCGGAGGGAAACGTCCCGCCTCGCCCTCCAACATCGCAGGACGCCACCGCtcgccctcccccgcccccctcccaGCGAGCAAGAGAACCCCCTCCCCAAGTGCAAA GCCAAGCCCACGTAACCGTCCCCCRTCACCTGGGGGTATCAAACATCGCCCCTCATCTCCTCAGTTTAGCTCGGCCAAGCCCCCGTCCCCCCAGCCCACCTCGGCCAAACCTCCACCCATCCAGAGACCGGCCCTCACCCCCACCGGCCCCCCAACCCTGCGGAAGAGGGACTCCAAGCCAAAGGACCTGTGTCCCGTCCAGCCTGTGGCGCCCCAGTCCCCAGAGGCTCCCCAGACCAGCACAACACCCACCCCTACTCATACCACCTCCAGTAAGACCAAAGACAAGGACG ACAAGTCCATGGCGGGCACCAACTCGGCTGCAGAGGCTGCCATGATCCTGGCCGAGAACCGTCGTCTGgcgagggagaagaaggagagggaggaggcacTCCGAgttctgagagaggaggaggagaa GCTGAGRAAGGAGGAGGAGAAACGCTTGGCTGAGGAGGCTCGGTTGAAAtgcctggaggaggagaagaggctggcggaggagaggaagaagaaagaggaggaggacgctCTTATGGCGgaggcagacagagaaagactgGAGGTAGAGGAGGCCGTGAGACAGGCTGAGCTACAGAAAGAG CGTGAAGAGGCGGAGGCACAGGCTGCAATTGAGGCAGAGAAGGTccgcattgagagagagagggtcatggCCCAGAACCAACAGGAACGCATGGAGAGGAAGAAG CGAATTGAGGAGATCATGAAGAGAACCAGAAAAGGGGACCTAGAAAAA AGAGATTATGATGAGAAAGACATGCAGGATGAGGAGGGAGACGAGGAGGGTGACGAAGAAGAAACCAAGG ACGACGAGTCAGCCCAGACCGGAGATGTCGCCATGGAGACGGACTGCATGGACGAGGAGGGGYGTGGCCTGACCCGCAGCGAGCCAATGGGAGAGCGTAGGGAGCCGCTGGGCAGCGTGAACTGGAAGCCAGAGGCGGACGACAAGGAGAACAACAACGGAACCAGCGCTGAGGAGCCCCTGGCTGTTAA tTCAGTGCCTAAGGGTCGCCTGGTAGAAGGCTCAGAGTTCCTGAACGAGGACTCTAACAAGCTGGCCCCGGGGCTCAACGGTAAGCCTGGCCCCTGGAGCTTCGAGGAGCTCATTGACCTGGGTGTCAACTCCAAGGGCCGGCCCCTCATCGATGCAGAGGGCCGCAACCAGGGYCTCATCGACTGTGACGGGGGTCCCGAGGGGCCCAGGGTGGCCTTCGAGGACAAGGGGATCCCCGTGgccaccctccacccctccagtCAG
- the map7d3 gene encoding ensconsin isoform X6 yields MSPPLPYCHLLSQCRQVGRGRGAVGTASAQAQAEERRSLAGNSPVPASPATANTPPNTTAAKSPRPVIDGAALRIDDRLRVAKERREEADRQQAAKDSQILEREHKAKLQVARQMEERQKKLDEQRRKEEQRRSAVEEKRKQKQEEEKEHYEAVMRRTLERSQRVEQRQKRWSWGGLSESDNRSGDPDAGAASPVAIVISPASPEKPPRTQSAVDKRSTSTMNLKQLSEAGINKRLSSSSATLINSPDKSARVRSSSLNRLPRNDKIDLYTQPNKEGRKKLQVEQTGPSLKKRSSSLTRAGGGRTQTPSKLDKGTTDDQASASPLHPVQRGPLRSRSIDRQKSATLPTSASADQVDPSLKEKRFSSPGGKRPASPSNIAGRHRSPSPAPLPASKRTPSPSAKPSPRNRPPSPGGIKHRPSSPQFSSAKPPSPQPTSAKPPPIQRPALTPTGPPTLRKRDSKPKDLCPVQPVAPQSPEAPQTSTTPTPTHTTSSKTKDKDDKSMAGTNSAAEAAMILAENRRLAREKKEREEALRVLREEEEKLRKEEEKRLAEEARLKCLEEEKRLAEERKKKEEEDALMAEADRERLEVEEAVRQAELQKEREEAEAQAAIEAEKVRIERERVMAQNQQERMERKKRIEEIMKRTRKGDLEKRDYDEKDMQDEEGDEEGDEEETKDDESAQTGDVAMETDCMDEEGXGLTRSEPMGERREPLGSVNWKPEADDKENNNGTSAEEPLAVNSVPKGRLVEGSEFLNEDSNKLAPGLNGKPGPWSFEELIDLGVNSKGRPLIDAEGRNQGLIDCDGGPEGPRVAFEDKGIPVATLHPSSQPIEALSEM; encoded by the exons TCATTGATGGTGCTGCACTAAGGATAGACGACCGGCTTCGAGTGGcaaaagagagacgagaggaggccGATAGGCAGCAAG CTGCGAAGGACTCTCAGATCCTGGAGAGAGAGCATAAGGCCAAGCTGCAGGTGGCGCGTCAGATGGAGGAGCGCCAGAAGAAGCTGGACGAGCAGCGCAGGAAGGAGGAGCAGAGACGCTCGGCTGTGGAGGAGAAAAGGAAGCAGAAacaggaggaagagaag GAGCACTATGAGGCGGTGATGCGGCGGACCCTGGAGCGCAGCCAGAGAGTGGAGCAGAGGCAGAAGAGGTGGTCTTGGGGAGGACTCTCAGAATCAGACAACCGATCCG gagACCCTGACGCAGGCGCCGCCTCTCCAGTAGCTATAGTAATCTCCCCCGCGTCTCCAGAAAAGCCCCCCAGGACACAAAGTGCAG TTGACAAGCGCTCCACTTCCACCATGAACCTGAAACAGCTGTCTGAGGCTGGCATTAACAAGcgcctgtcctcctcctccgccaCCCTCATCAACTCTCCCGACAAAA GTGCTCGTGTGAGGAGTTCGTCATTGAACCGGTTGCCTAGAAATGACAAAATCGACYTATACACTCAGCCCAATAAGGAAGGCAGGAAAAAGCTTCAGGTGGAACAGACAG GACCCTCCCTGAAGAAGAGAAGCTCCTCCCTTACACGAGCGGGAGGGGGCAGAACGCAAACCCCCTCCAAGCTCGACAAGGGGACGACGGACGACCAAG CCTCGGCCAGCCCCCTGCACCCGGTGCAGCGAGGACCCCTGCGCAGCCGCAGTATCGACCGGCAGAAGAGCGCCACCCTGCCTACCTCCGCCTCGGCAGACCAAGTGGACCCCTCACTG AAGGAGAAAAGGTTCTCGTCGCCCGGAGGGAAACGTCCCGCCTCGCCCTCCAACATCGCAGGACGCCACCGCtcgccctcccccgcccccctcccaGCGAGCAAGAGAACCCCCTCCCCAAGTGCAAA GCCAAGCCCACGTAACCGTCCCCCRTCACCTGGGGGTATCAAACATCGCCCCTCATCTCCTCAGTTTAGCTCGGCCAAGCCCCCGTCCCCCCAGCCCACCTCGGCCAAACCTCCACCCATCCAGAGACCGGCCCTCACCCCCACCGGCCCCCCAACCCTGCGGAAGAGGGACTCCAAGCCAAAGGACCTGTGTCCCGTCCAGCCTGTGGCGCCCCAGTCCCCAGAGGCTCCCCAGACCAGCACAACACCCACCCCTACTCATACCACCTCCAGTAAGACCAAAGACAAGGACG ACAAGTCCATGGCGGGCACCAACTCGGCTGCAGAGGCTGCCATGATCCTGGCCGAGAACCGTCGTCTGgcgagggagaagaaggagagggaggaggcacTCCGAgttctgagagaggaggaggagaa GCTGAGRAAGGAGGAGGAGAAACGCTTGGCTGAGGAGGCTCGGTTGAAAtgcctggaggaggagaagaggctggcggaggagaggaagaagaaagaggaggaggacgctCTTATGGCGgaggcagacagagaaagactgGAGGTAGAGGAGGCCGTGAGACAGGCTGAGCTACAGAAAGAG CGTGAAGAGGCGGAGGCACAGGCTGCAATTGAGGCAGAGAAGGTccgcattgagagagagagggtcatggCCCAGAACCAACAGGAACGCATGGAGAGGAAGAAG CGAATTGAGGAGATCATGAAGAGAACCAGAAAAGGGGACCTAGAAAAA AGAGATTATGATGAGAAAGACATGCAGGATGAGGAGGGAGACGAGGAGGGTGACGAAGAAGAAACCAAGG ACGACGAGTCAGCCCAGACCGGAGATGTCGCCATGGAGACGGACTGCATGGACGAGGAGGGGYGTGGCCTGACCCGCAGCGAGCCAATGGGAGAGCGTAGGGAGCCGCTGGGCAGCGTGAACTGGAAGCCAGAGGCGGACGACAAGGAGAACAACAACGGAACCAGCGCTGAGGAGCCCCTGGCTGTTAA tTCAGTGCCTAAGGGTCGCCTGGTAGAAGGCTCAGAGTTCCTGAACGAGGACTCTAACAAGCTGGCCCCGGGGCTCAACGGTAAGCCTGGCCCCTGGAGCTTCGAGGAGCTCATTGACCTGGGTGTCAACTCCAAGGGCCGGCCCCTCATCGATGCAGAGGGCCGCAACCAGGGYCTCATCGACTGTGACGGGGGTCCCGAGGGGCCCAGGGTGGCCTTCGAGGACAAGGGGATCCCCGTGgccaccctccacccctccagtCAG
- the map7d3 gene encoding ensconsin isoform X3, translated as MAEGATSLKELRAQMAASAQAQAEERRSLAGNSPVPASPATANTPPNTTAAKSPRPVIDGAALRIDDRLRVAKERREEADRQQAAKDSQILEREHKAKLQVARQMEERQKKLDEQRRKEEQRRSAVEEKRKQKQEEEKEHYEAVMRRTLERSQRVEQRQKRWSWGGLSESDNRSGDPDAGAASPVAIVISPASPEKPPRTQSAVDKRSTSTMNLKQLSEAGINKRLSSSSATLINSPDKSARVRSSSLNRLPRNDKIDLYTQPNKEGRKKLQVEQTGPSLKKRSSSLTRAGGGRTQTPSKLDKGTTDDQARKPLASPVDGGFLSRLLTPTQASLARSKSTAALSAEGGDAPECHLCPRSASASPLHPVQRGPLRSRSIDRQKSATLPTSASADQVDPSLKEKRFSSPGGKRPASPSNIAGRHRSPSPAPLPASKRTPSPSAKPSPRNRPPSPGGIKHRPSSPQFSSAKPPSPQPTSAKPPPIQRPALTPTGPPTLRKRDSKPKDLCPVQPVAPQSPEAPQTSTTPTPTHTTSSKTKDKDDKSMAGTNSAAEAAMILAENRRLAREKKEREEALRVLREEEEKLRKEEEKRLAEEARLKCLEEEKRLAEERKKKEEEDALMAEADRERLEVEEAVRQAELQKEREEAEAQAAIEAEKVRIERERVMAQNQQERMERKKRIEEIMKRTRKGDLEKRDYDEKDMQDEEGDEEGDEEETKDDESAQTGDVAMETDCMDEEGXGLTRSEPMGERREPLGSVNWKPEADDKENNNGTSAEEPLAVNSVPKGRLVEGSEFLNEDSNKLAPGLNGKPGPWSFEELIDLGVNSKGRPLIDAEGRNQGLIDCDGGPEGPRVAFEDKGIPVATLHPSSQPIEALSEM; from the exons TCATTGATGGTGCTGCACTAAGGATAGACGACCGGCTTCGAGTGGcaaaagagagacgagaggaggccGATAGGCAGCAAG CTGCGAAGGACTCTCAGATCCTGGAGAGAGAGCATAAGGCCAAGCTGCAGGTGGCGCGTCAGATGGAGGAGCGCCAGAAGAAGCTGGACGAGCAGCGCAGGAAGGAGGAGCAGAGACGCTCGGCTGTGGAGGAGAAAAGGAAGCAGAAacaggaggaagagaag GAGCACTATGAGGCGGTGATGCGGCGGACCCTGGAGCGCAGCCAGAGAGTGGAGCAGAGGCAGAAGAGGTGGTCTTGGGGAGGACTCTCAGAATCAGACAACCGATCCG gagACCCTGACGCAGGCGCCGCCTCTCCAGTAGCTATAGTAATCTCCCCCGCGTCTCCAGAAAAGCCCCCCAGGACACAAAGTGCAG TTGACAAGCGCTCCACTTCCACCATGAACCTGAAACAGCTGTCTGAGGCTGGCATTAACAAGcgcctgtcctcctcctccgccaCCCTCATCAACTCTCCCGACAAAA GTGCTCGTGTGAGGAGTTCGTCATTGAACCGGTTGCCTAGAAATGACAAAATCGACYTATACACTCAGCCCAATAAGGAAGGCAGGAAAAAGCTTCAGGTGGAACAGACAG GACCCTCCCTGAAGAAGAGAAGCTCCTCCCTTACACGAGCGGGAGGGGGCAGAACGCAAACCCCCTCCAAGCTCGACAAGGGGACGACGGACGACCAAG CTCGCAAGCCCCTGGCGAGCCCCGTGGACGGAGGGTTCCTCAGTCGCCTGCTCACCCCCACCCAGGCCTCACTAGCTAGGAGCAAGAGCACCGCTGCCCTGTCGGCCGAAGGAGGCGATGCCCCAG AGTGTCACCTGTGTCCTCGCTCAGCCTCGGCCAGCCCCCTGCACCCGGTGCAGCGAGGACCCCTGCGCAGCCGCAGTATCGACCGGCAGAAGAGCGCCACCCTGCCTACCTCCGCCTCGGCAGACCAAGTGGACCCCTCACTG AAGGAGAAAAGGTTCTCGTCGCCCGGAGGGAAACGTCCCGCCTCGCCCTCCAACATCGCAGGACGCCACCGCtcgccctcccccgcccccctcccaGCGAGCAAGAGAACCCCCTCCCCAAGTGCAAA GCCAAGCCCACGTAACCGTCCCCCRTCACCTGGGGGTATCAAACATCGCCCCTCATCTCCTCAGTTTAGCTCGGCCAAGCCCCCGTCCCCCCAGCCCACCTCGGCCAAACCTCCACCCATCCAGAGACCGGCCCTCACCCCCACCGGCCCCCCAACCCTGCGGAAGAGGGACTCCAAGCCAAAGGACCTGTGTCCCGTCCAGCCTGTGGCGCCCCAGTCCCCAGAGGCTCCCCAGACCAGCACAACACCCACCCCTACTCATACCACCTCCAGTAAGACCAAAGACAAGGACG ACAAGTCCATGGCGGGCACCAACTCGGCTGCAGAGGCTGCCATGATCCTGGCCGAGAACCGTCGTCTGgcgagggagaagaaggagagggaggaggcacTCCGAgttctgagagaggaggaggagaa GCTGAGRAAGGAGGAGGAGAAACGCTTGGCTGAGGAGGCTCGGTTGAAAtgcctggaggaggagaagaggctggcggaggagaggaagaagaaagaggaggaggacgctCTTATGGCGgaggcagacagagaaagactgGAGGTAGAGGAGGCCGTGAGACAGGCTGAGCTACAGAAAGAG CGTGAAGAGGCGGAGGCACAGGCTGCAATTGAGGCAGAGAAGGTccgcattgagagagagagggtcatggCCCAGAACCAACAGGAACGCATGGAGAGGAAGAAG CGAATTGAGGAGATCATGAAGAGAACCAGAAAAGGGGACCTAGAAAAA AGAGATTATGATGAGAAAGACATGCAGGATGAGGAGGGAGACGAGGAGGGTGACGAAGAAGAAACCAAGG ACGACGAGTCAGCCCAGACCGGAGATGTCGCCATGGAGACGGACTGCATGGACGAGGAGGGGYGTGGCCTGACCCGCAGCGAGCCAATGGGAGAGCGTAGGGAGCCGCTGGGCAGCGTGAACTGGAAGCCAGAGGCGGACGACAAGGAGAACAACAACGGAACCAGCGCTGAGGAGCCCCTGGCTGTTAA tTCAGTGCCTAAGGGTCGCCTGGTAGAAGGCTCAGAGTTCCTGAACGAGGACTCTAACAAGCTGGCCCCGGGGCTCAACGGTAAGCCTGGCCCCTGGAGCTTCGAGGAGCTCATTGACCTGGGTGTCAACTCCAAGGGCCGGCCCCTCATCGATGCAGAGGGCCGCAACCAGGGYCTCATCGACTGTGACGGGGGTCCCGAGGGGCCCAGGGTGGCCTTCGAGGACAAGGGGATCCCCGTGgccaccctccacccctccagtCAG
- the map7d3 gene encoding ensconsin isoform X2, translating to MSPPLPYCHLLSQCRQVGRGRGAVGTASAQAQAEERRSLAGNSPVPASPATANTPPNTTAAKSPRPVIDGAALRIDDRLRVAKERREEADRQQAAKDSQILEREHKAKLQVARQMEERQKKLDEQRRKEEQRRSAVEEKRKQKQEEEKEHYEAVMRRTLERSQRVEQRQKRWSWGGLSESDNRSGDPDAGAASPVAIVISPASPEKPPRTQSAVDKRSTSTMNLKQLSEAGINKRLSSSSATLINSPDKSARVRSSSLNRLPRNDKIDLYTQPNKEGRKKLQVEQTGPSLKKRSSSLTRAGGGRTQTPSKLDKGTTDDQARKPLASPVDGGFLSRLLTPTQASLARSKSTAALSAEGGDAPASASPLHPVQRGPLRSRSIDRQKSATLPTSASADQVDPSLKEKRFSSPGGKRPASPSNIAGRHRSPSPAPLPASKRTPSPSAKPSPRNRPPSPGGIKHRPSSPQFSSAKPPSPQPTSAKPPPIQRPALTPTGPPTLRKRDSKPKDLCPVQPVAPQSPEAPQTSTTPTPTHTTSSKTKDKDDKSMAGTNSAAEAAMILAENRRLAREKKEREEALRVLREEEEKLRKEEEKRLAEEARLKCLEEEKRLAEERKKKEEEDALMAEADRERLEVEEAVRQAELQKEREEAEAQAAIEAEKVRIERERVMAQNQQERMERKKRIEEIMKRTRKGDLEKRDYDEKDMQDEEGDEEGDEEETKDDESAQTGDVAMETDCMDEEGXGLTRSEPMGERREPLGSVNWKPEADDKENNNGTSAEEPLAVNSVPKGRLVEGSEFLNEDSNKLAPGLNGKPGPWSFEELIDLGVNSKGRPLIDAEGRNQGLIDCDGGPEGPRVAFEDKGIPVATLHPSSQPIEALSEM from the exons TCATTGATGGTGCTGCACTAAGGATAGACGACCGGCTTCGAGTGGcaaaagagagacgagaggaggccGATAGGCAGCAAG CTGCGAAGGACTCTCAGATCCTGGAGAGAGAGCATAAGGCCAAGCTGCAGGTGGCGCGTCAGATGGAGGAGCGCCAGAAGAAGCTGGACGAGCAGCGCAGGAAGGAGGAGCAGAGACGCTCGGCTGTGGAGGAGAAAAGGAAGCAGAAacaggaggaagagaag GAGCACTATGAGGCGGTGATGCGGCGGACCCTGGAGCGCAGCCAGAGAGTGGAGCAGAGGCAGAAGAGGTGGTCTTGGGGAGGACTCTCAGAATCAGACAACCGATCCG gagACCCTGACGCAGGCGCCGCCTCTCCAGTAGCTATAGTAATCTCCCCCGCGTCTCCAGAAAAGCCCCCCAGGACACAAAGTGCAG TTGACAAGCGCTCCACTTCCACCATGAACCTGAAACAGCTGTCTGAGGCTGGCATTAACAAGcgcctgtcctcctcctccgccaCCCTCATCAACTCTCCCGACAAAA GTGCTCGTGTGAGGAGTTCGTCATTGAACCGGTTGCCTAGAAATGACAAAATCGACYTATACACTCAGCCCAATAAGGAAGGCAGGAAAAAGCTTCAGGTGGAACAGACAG GACCCTCCCTGAAGAAGAGAAGCTCCTCCCTTACACGAGCGGGAGGGGGCAGAACGCAAACCCCCTCCAAGCTCGACAAGGGGACGACGGACGACCAAG CTCGCAAGCCCCTGGCGAGCCCCGTGGACGGAGGGTTCCTCAGTCGCCTGCTCACCCCCACCCAGGCCTCACTAGCTAGGAGCAAGAGCACCGCTGCCCTGTCGGCCGAAGGAGGCGATGCCCCAG CCTCGGCCAGCCCCCTGCACCCGGTGCAGCGAGGACCCCTGCGCAGCCGCAGTATCGACCGGCAGAAGAGCGCCACCCTGCCTACCTCCGCCTCGGCAGACCAAGTGGACCCCTCACTG AAGGAGAAAAGGTTCTCGTCGCCCGGAGGGAAACGTCCCGCCTCGCCCTCCAACATCGCAGGACGCCACCGCtcgccctcccccgcccccctcccaGCGAGCAAGAGAACCCCCTCCCCAAGTGCAAA GCCAAGCCCACGTAACCGTCCCCCRTCACCTGGGGGTATCAAACATCGCCCCTCATCTCCTCAGTTTAGCTCGGCCAAGCCCCCGTCCCCCCAGCCCACCTCGGCCAAACCTCCACCCATCCAGAGACCGGCCCTCACCCCCACCGGCCCCCCAACCCTGCGGAAGAGGGACTCCAAGCCAAAGGACCTGTGTCCCGTCCAGCCTGTGGCGCCCCAGTCCCCAGAGGCTCCCCAGACCAGCACAACACCCACCCCTACTCATACCACCTCCAGTAAGACCAAAGACAAGGACG ACAAGTCCATGGCGGGCACCAACTCGGCTGCAGAGGCTGCCATGATCCTGGCCGAGAACCGTCGTCTGgcgagggagaagaaggagagggaggaggcacTCCGAgttctgagagaggaggaggagaa GCTGAGRAAGGAGGAGGAGAAACGCTTGGCTGAGGAGGCTCGGTTGAAAtgcctggaggaggagaagaggctggcggaggagaggaagaagaaagaggaggaggacgctCTTATGGCGgaggcagacagagaaagactgGAGGTAGAGGAGGCCGTGAGACAGGCTGAGCTACAGAAAGAG CGTGAAGAGGCGGAGGCACAGGCTGCAATTGAGGCAGAGAAGGTccgcattgagagagagagggtcatggCCCAGAACCAACAGGAACGCATGGAGAGGAAGAAG CGAATTGAGGAGATCATGAAGAGAACCAGAAAAGGGGACCTAGAAAAA AGAGATTATGATGAGAAAGACATGCAGGATGAGGAGGGAGACGAGGAGGGTGACGAAGAAGAAACCAAGG ACGACGAGTCAGCCCAGACCGGAGATGTCGCCATGGAGACGGACTGCATGGACGAGGAGGGGYGTGGCCTGACCCGCAGCGAGCCAATGGGAGAGCGTAGGGAGCCGCTGGGCAGCGTGAACTGGAAGCCAGAGGCGGACGACAAGGAGAACAACAACGGAACCAGCGCTGAGGAGCCCCTGGCTGTTAA tTCAGTGCCTAAGGGTCGCCTGGTAGAAGGCTCAGAGTTCCTGAACGAGGACTCTAACAAGCTGGCCCCGGGGCTCAACGGTAAGCCTGGCCCCTGGAGCTTCGAGGAGCTCATTGACCTGGGTGTCAACTCCAAGGGCCGGCCCCTCATCGATGCAGAGGGCCGCAACCAGGGYCTCATCGACTGTGACGGGGGTCCCGAGGGGCCCAGGGTGGCCTTCGAGGACAAGGGGATCCCCGTGgccaccctccacccctccagtCAG